The following are from one region of the Nicotiana tabacum cultivar K326 chromosome 3, ASM71507v2, whole genome shotgun sequence genome:
- the LOC107823349 gene encoding uncharacterized protein LOC107823349: MGNCQAAEAATVVIQHPGNKIERIYWSISAHEVMSSNPGHYVALVISSPTDQRTDNGSPVRQLKLLRPGDTLLLGQVYRLISFEDVLKEFAAKKCMKLGKLLRESGGLVLDSKKISTDPPAVNVKPRLVNGIPSKMEHETYQQGSSSSSSGPSQRSVVGRHNGGGQWKPALQSIAEIGT; encoded by the exons ATGGGAAATTGCCAAGCGGCAGAGGCGGCAACAGTGGTGATTCAACATCCAGGTAACAAAATAGAGAGAATCTACTGGTCTATAAGTGCACATGAAGTCATGAGCTCAAATCCTGGCCATTACGTCGCCCTTGTTATCTCTTCTCCAACTGATCAGAGAACAGACAATGGTTCCCCCGTGAGACAGCTCAAGCTTCTCCGACCCGGCGATACTTTACTTCTTGGACAAGTTTATCGACTCATCAGCTTCGAAG ATGTACTGAAAGAGTTTGCAGCAAAGAAGTGCATGAAACTTGGCAAGTTACTAAGGGAAAGTGGAGGCCTCGTTCTTGATTCCAAGAAAATTTCGACCGATCCACCAGCAGTGAACGTCAAGCCTAGATTGGTGAATGGAATCCCATCTAAG ATGGAGCATGAGACTTATCAACAAGgaagtagcagcagcagcagtgggCCGAGCCAGAGGAGTGTGGTGggaagacataatggtggggggCAATGGAAACCAGCCTTACAGAGTATTGCAGAGATTGGAACTTGA